CGAAACTGTTTAGTGTAAAACTTCAAAGGAGTACTTCTTTCTAAATCTTTCGCTTGTAAATGAATAGTTACATGAAAGTAGGATTCTAAATGAATCGAATCTAAAGGAAATACATTTTTAAGTGTAAAAACTCCATTAGAAAGGTCTAAATTTTGTTTTGGTTTGTCCTGGATTTGATAGACTAAAGAAGTTATAGGTTCATTTGTTTCATCTTCAATGATTGCAAAACTAAAATCTTTACGTAGAGGAAGGACTAAATAATTAGTGCCTTTTTTCTTAAATTTTACGGGAATTTTCTCTTCAATTATAGTAATACATTCTGAAATACTTGCACAGTTAAAATCATTCTCTAAAAGAATAGTATTAAAGAAGGTATGGTTATAAGAAAGGTTTATATTGAATTTTTTTTCAATTTGATTCAGTTTATCTGAAAGCGAAATGCGATTACTCTTCTGAGCAGATAGAGGAGTAGTTAACAAACAAATAAAAAAAAGTAATTGATAAGAGAAAAATCTCAAATTCATTTATTCAAAAATTACGGTATTATCTTCACCAATAACATACTTTATTTCCATAGTAACAAATAAAGTTTGTAATGCCGTATCTAAGTTTTTATGAGTTAAAGTTCCTGAGAATTCTAAATGTTCGTACTTTTTAGGTAATTGAATTTTAATAGTATAGTATTTTTTTAAATCTGAAATAACTTCAGGTAAGCTAGTTTTATTGTATTTACTATAACCATTCGTCCAGTTTGGAGCAGTGTTAATATGTGTTGTTTCTTGTAGTTCGTTTTGCTGAACTATTGCAGATTTTCCTTTGGTTAAGATTAACTCATCATTTTGATAAGCAACTTTAACTTTACCTTCATAGCAGATTACTTCAAAAACAGTATTAGAAGTATTTACATTGAACTGTGTACCCAATACATTAATATTTCCTCTATCTGTAATTACCTTGAAAGAAGATCCTTTAGTAACATCGAAAAATGCTTGTCCTTTTAAATGTATTGTTCGATCGTTATTCCAATTTTTTTCTTTGTAAGAAATTTCAGAGGCGGCGTCTAGTTTTATTGTGGAACCACTAGGTAATTCAATAGTTTTATTCTCTGCAATTTGTGTATTTATTGTAATGGTTTGATTAAACAACAGATTCCATGAAAAATATCCCGCACTAACTAAAATTAGGATGCTTGCAGCAATTTGTAACCAACGATTACTATTGCTAGTTTTCTTTGATGGTGGAGTAGGAGCAATGACTAGTTTTCTTCTTTTCTTAAGTTCCGCTAAACCGTTTTCAGTATCGAATTTTTTAACTTTCCAAGTATCAATTTCATCCAAAACAACCTTAAGCTCATCTAATTCGCCAGAGTTTTCTAGTTCCTTTTTTTGCTCATCGCTTAAACTATTATCGAGCCATTTAGCAATTAAATTATCTTTAAGTAATTTTTTATTCACGCTTAAACATTTTACTATTCAGTTACTTAACGTTTTACTAGTTGTATTACCCAACCTTATATGGAACGTTTTTGTAATTCAGTTATTTCTTTAAGTTTAATTAATGCTTTGGAAATACGTTTTTCAACAGCAGTTTGACTAATTTCAAGTCGTTCAGCTATTTCTTTATAAGTCAGTTTTTCAATTCTATTTAATAAAAATGCTTCTCTTTGTTTTTCAGGTAATTCAGAAATTACAGTTTCTAATTTTTGCTGAAATTCTTTAGTTCTTAAATGAAAATAAGGATCTTCAATATCATGTGAAGGCATGCTATTCTTTTCGAATTTTAAGGCTACTTTTTTAGATCGTATCACATCAATAAATAAGTTTTTAGAAACGGTATATAAAAAAGCTGCTGCTTTTTCATAAATAATACTGCTACATTTTTGCCAAAGTTTAATAAAAGCTTCTTGTACAATATCTTCAGCTTGATTTAAATCTCCAAACTTAAAATATAAATGGTTTCTCAAACTTTCAGCATGAGTATTATATAACTGATCATAAACATGTTCCTCGCAAACAGAGAAATTGCCTTCCATTGTGTCCTAATTAATTAAAGTAAATATAGAATAATTTTAAAGATTGCTGTTTTTGAATCAGACAAATTCATAAGGAAATATTCAGTCTTTAAAAACTATACTTAGGCTTAAAACAAGAAAACTCCACTTTATTCTTTTAATTATTGATAAAGTGAAGTAATCTATGGATTTCAAATTAAGGACAATTAATTTTTAGAATATCTTTTGATTCTACTGGAAGTAATAATCCTTCTAGATAGAAATCGTATAATTTTATTGATTAAAAGGATCGCCATATTTCTCGTCGGTAATAAAATTGTTATCCGTAAGTGTTAATAGAAAATCTAC
This genomic window from Tenacibaculum sp. 190524A05c contains:
- a CDS encoding FecR family protein — translated: MNKKLLKDNLIAKWLDNSLSDEQKKELENSGELDELKVVLDEIDTWKVKKFDTENGLAELKKRRKLVIAPTPPSKKTSNSNRWLQIAASILILVSAGYFSWNLLFNQTITINTQIAENKTIELPSGSTIKLDAASEISYKEKNWNNDRTIHLKGQAFFDVTKGSSFKVITDRGNINVLGTQFNVNTSNTVFEVICYEGKVKVAYQNDELILTKGKSAIVQQNELQETTHINTAPNWTNGYSKYNKTSLPEVISDLKKYYTIKIQLPKKYEHLEFSGTLTHKNLDTALQTLFVTMEIKYVIGEDNTVIFE
- a CDS encoding RNA polymerase sigma factor — translated: MEGNFSVCEEHVYDQLYNTHAESLRNHLYFKFGDLNQAEDIVQEAFIKLWQKCSSIIYEKAAAFLYTVSKNLFIDVIRSKKVALKFEKNSMPSHDIEDPYFHLRTKEFQQKLETVISELPEKQREAFLLNRIEKLTYKEIAERLEISQTAVEKRISKALIKLKEITELQKRSI